A single genomic interval of Coccidioides posadasii str. Silveira chromosome 1, complete sequence harbors:
- the CHS2_1 gene encoding Chitin synthase, class 2 (CAZy:GT2_Chitin_synth_1~EggNog:ENOG410PFUV~COG:M~TransMembrane:8 (o534-553i574-597o617-638i650-672o700-721i733-751o828-847i868-892o)~BUSCO:1172at33183) yields MAYQGGGGNSPGGYGDHRLQDMPSNGSQYHLPQDDDASRSLLNQGPYGGPFDDPHQRTASPARPASRYSLTESYATDPQNMSQYNDPMYGQQTDNPAAGFGVPGRVASPYSRSETSSTDAWRRRQAPQGNLRRYATRKVKLVQGSVLSVDYPVPSAIQNAVQAKYRNDLEGGSEEFTHMRYTAATCDPNDFTLHNGYNLRPAMYNRHTELLIAITYYNEDKMLTSRTLHGVMQNIRDIVNIKKSEFWNKGGPAWQKIVVALIFDGIDPCDKDVLDVLATIGVYQDGVMKRDVDGKETVAHIFEYTTQLSVTANQQLIRPHDDGPSTLPPVQMMFCLKQKNSKKINSHRWLFNAFGRILNPEICILLDAGTKPGSKSLLALWEAFYNDKDLGGSCGEIHAMLGKGWTKLINPLVAAQNFEYKISNILDKPLESSFGYVSVLPGAFSAYRFRAIMGRPLEQYFHGDHTLSKQLGPKGIEGMNIFKKNMFLAEDRILCFELVAKAGSKWHLTYVKASKGETDVPEGAPEFISQRRRWLNGSFAASIYALMHFGRMYKSGHNILRMFFFHIQMLYNTFTVFLTWFALAAYWLTTSVIMDLVGNPNQEGQRAFPFGNKVTPILNTVLKYLYLGFLLLQFILALGNRPKGSKHSYITSFILFGLVQLYIVILSMYLVVRAFSGSVDFETDKGVDGFLKSFFGSDSAGIIVIALAATFGLYFVASFMYMDPWHMFTSFPAYLLIMSSYINILMVYAFSNWHDVSWGTKGSDKADALPSAQTTKEDGGKAAVIEEIDKPQADIDSQFEATVKRALTPFVEPKVDEKKSLEDSYKSFRTRLVASWIFSNALLAVLITSDSVNKLGFTSQATDRTANFFRALLWATAALSLIRFIGACWFLGKSGIMCCFARR; encoded by the exons ATGGCCTACCAGGGCGGCGGCGGCAACTCGCCAGGAGGTTACGGCGACCATCGCCTCCAGGATATGCCTTCAAATGGAAGC CAATACCACCTGCCGcaagatgatgatgcttCGCGCTCTTTGCTGAATCAAGGACCCTACGGTGGTCCGTTCGACGATCCCCATCAGCGGACCGCCTCCCCTGCCAGACCAGCTTCGAGATACAGCTTGACCGAGTCTTACGCCACAGACCCACAGAACATGAGCCAGTACAATGACCCGATGTACGGCCAGCAGACGGACAATCCCGCCGCTGGCTTCGGCGTGCCTGGTCGGGTAGCCTCCCCGTACAGCCGGAGCGAAACCTCCTCCACAGACGCATGGCGACGGAGGCAAGCTCCCCAAGGAAACCTCCGCCGCTACGCTACCAGAAAGGTCAAGCTCGTCCAGGGCTCTGTCTTGAGCGTGGACTACCCCGTGCCCAGTGCCATTCAGAATGCGGTCCAGGCAAAGTACCGCAACGACCTCGAAGGAGGAAGCGAGGAGTTTACGCACATGAGAT ATACCGCTGCTACCTGCGATCCTAACGACTTCACCCTACACAATGGCTACAACCTTCGTCCTGCTATGTACAACCGCCACACCGAGCTCCTGATCGCAATTACGTACTACAATGAAGACAAAATGTTGACTTCTCGTACCCTGCACGGCGTTATGCAAAACATTCGCGACATCGTGAATATCAAAAAATCCGAATTCTGGAATAAAGGTGGTCCCGCGTGGCAAAAGATCGTTGTCGCTTTGATCTTCGACGGTATCGACCCTTGCGACAAAGACGTGCTAGATGTTCTTGCTACGATCGGTGTTTATCAAGATGGCGTCATGAAACGTGATGTTGACGGAAAGGAGACCGTTGCCCATATT TTCGAATACACCACACAATTATCCGTCACCGCAAACCAGCAGCTCATCCGTCCCCATGATGATGGCCCGTCGACTCTCCCACCCGTCCAGATGATGTTTTGCTTGAAGCAGAAGAATAGCAAAAAGATCAACTCTCACAGATGGCTCTTTAATGCGTTTGGTAGGATTCTCAACCCCGAGATTTGTATTCTCTTGGACGCTGGTACGAAGCCTGGTTCGAAGTCCTTGCTCGCTCTTTGGGAAGCTTTTTACAACGACAAGGACTTGGGTGGATCTTGCGGTGAGATTCACGCTATGTTGGGTAAGGGGTGGACAAAATTGATCAATCCGCTCGTCGCTGCCCAAAACTTTGAATACAAGATCAGTAACATCCTCGATAAACCCTTGGAGAGTTCCTTTGGATATGTCAGTGTCTTACCCGGTGCTTTCTCTGCATACCGATTCAGAGCTATCATGGGTAGACCCCTCGAGCAATATTTCCACGGTGACCACACTCTTTCCAAGCAGCTTGGTCCCAAGGGTATTGAGGGTATGAACATCTTCAAGAAAAACATGTTCTTGGCCGAAGATCGTATTCTCTGCTTCGAGTTGGTGGCCAAGGCTGGATCCAAATGGCACTTGACCTACGTCAAAGCTTCCAAGGGTGAAACTGACGTGCCCGAGGGTGCTCCGGAATTCATCTCCCAGCGTCGACGTTGGCTGAACGGTTCCTTTGCCGCCAGTATCTACGCCCTCATGCACTTTGGTAGAATGTATAAGAGCGGACATAACATCCTCCGCATGTTCTTCTTCCACATTCAAATGCTTTACAACACGTTTACGGTTTTCTTGACTTGGTTCGCTCTGG CTGCTTACTGGCTTACCACTTCCGTCATCATGGATCTCGTCGGTAACCCTAATCAAGAGGGTCAGAGAGCCTTCCCCTTCGGAAACAAAGTTACTCCCATCCTCAACACGGTTCTCAAATATCTATACCTTGGTTTCCTCCTACTGCAGTTCATCCTCGCCCTAGGTAACAGACCAAAAGG GTCTAAACACTCGTACATCACGTCGTTTATCCTATTCGGTCTTGTTCAGCTGTACATTGTCATCCTCTCAATGTACTTGGTCGTTCGGGCGTTCTCTGGAAGCGTAGATTTCGAAACCGACAAAGGCGTGGACGGTTTCCTGAAGTCTTTCTTCGGCTCCGACAGTGCGGGTATCATTGTTATCGCTCTTGCAGCAACTTTTGGTCTCTACTTCGTTGCCTCGTTTATGTACATGGACCCATGGCACATGTTCACATCCTTCCCGGCCTATCTGCTCATCATGTCCTCGTACATTAACATCCTCATGGTGTACGCTTTCAGCAACTGGCATGATGTTTCTTGGGGTACCAAGGGTTCAGATAAGGCAGATGCATTGCCGTCCGCACAAACGACGAAAGAAGATGGTGGCAAAGCTGCCGTTATCGAAGAAATCGATAAACCACAAGCCGACATCGACAGTCAGTTCGAGGCAACTGTGAAACGAGCTCTTACTCCCTTCGTTGAACCAAAGGTCGATGAAAAGAAATCTTTGGAGGATTCTTATAAGAGCTTCCGTACTCGACTAGTAGCTTCATGGATTTTCTCAAATGCTTTGCTCGCTGTCCTAATTACAAGCGACAGCGTTAATAAGCTTGGTTTTACA TCCCAAGCCACAGATCGAACCGCCAATTTCTTCCGAGCTCTTTTGTGGGCTACGGCCGCTTTGTCTTTGATCCGTTTCATCGGAGCCTGTTGGTTCTTGGGCAAATCAGGCATTATGTGCTGTTTCGCCAGAAGATAG
- the UBC12 gene encoding NEDD8-conjugating protein ubc12 (EggNog:ENOG410PN5Z~COG:O~BUSCO:14421at33183) produces MLKIWSMKQKQQQAENAEGTGGPKKKKVTAAQLRVQRDLAELSLGSTMKMSFPNADDILHFILTVEPDEGMYKAGTFTFNFNINQNFPHDPPKVKCNQKIYHPNIDLEGNVCLNILREDWKPVLNLNAVIVGLQFLFLEPNASDPLNKEAAEDLRLNREQFKRNVRNAMAGGTVRGITYERVMK; encoded by the exons ATGttgaagatatggtcaaTG AAGCAAAAACAGCAACAAGCTGAAAATGCTGAAGGTACCGGTGgtccgaagaagaagaaggtcACCGCTGCGCAGCTGCGAGTGCAGCGAG ATCTAGCAGAGCTCTCCCTCGGTTCAACGATGAAAATGAGCTTCCCAAATGCCGACGATATCCTCCACTTCATCCTTACCGTTGAGCCCGACGAAGGCATGTACAAAGCAGGCACGTTCACCTTCAACTTCAACATCAACCAGAACTTCCCGCACGATCCACCCAAGGTGAAGTGTAACCAGAAGATATATCATCCAAACATTGATCTAGAGGGGAACGTATGCTTGAATATTTTAAGAGAGGACTGGAAACCCGTGCTGAATTTGAATGCGGTGATAGTGGGGCTGCAG TTCCTTTTCCTTGAGCCTAATGCATCCGACCCGCTGAACAAAGAAGCCGCCGAGGACCTTCGCCTGAATAGGGAGCAGTTCAAACGTAACGTGCGTAACGCCATGGCCGGAGGGACAGTGCGGGGGATTACATATGAGCGAGTTATGAAATAA